One window of Desulfovibrio aminophilus genomic DNA carries:
- a CDS encoding sigma 54-interacting transcriptional regulator has product MTTHLTQLKLQTLMAINHVVGKALELDMALGEVLTILSENLSMERATVTLVDRTTGQLVIAASHGLSPEERARGVYRLDEGVTGRIFQTAKPYIVPDIRKEPLFLDRTGSRGIERDKIAFLGVPVMLHGEPLGVLNVDRLFGDAVDLDEDVEFLAVVATLVAHLVSLRDEFEQRLEHLERENVSLKYRLSRESSGPYIIGQSPVMQDVERLMERVAPTRATVLLLGESGTGKTLIARIIHDLSGRKNQPFVKVNCAAIPENLLEAELFGHEKGAFSGAVGIRAGRFEEANRGSIFLDEVGELPLGIQAKLLRVIQEREFERLGSNQTRSVDVRILTATNRRLEELVEQGRFREDLYYRLNVFPIRVPSLRERKEDLELLINHFLRKVAREYGRKLHFTSEALAALKTYDWPGNVRELENMVERLAIMAVGETVGLELLRTQMAVGRDAEGGASAAPSTAKVGRRPSLREMEKQEVLAALREGEWVIARAARILGITPRQMGYRVMRHGLSRMVAVERAQFQGAKRGE; this is encoded by the coding sequence GTGACCACACACCTCACCCAGCTCAAACTGCAGACCCTCATGGCCATCAACCATGTCGTGGGCAAGGCCCTCGAACTGGACATGGCCCTGGGAGAGGTGCTGACCATTCTCTCCGAGAACCTGTCCATGGAGCGGGCCACGGTGACGCTCGTGGACCGGACCACGGGGCAGCTCGTCATCGCGGCCTCCCACGGCCTCTCGCCGGAGGAGCGGGCCCGGGGCGTCTATCGCCTGGACGAGGGCGTCACCGGCCGCATCTTCCAGACCGCCAAGCCGTATATCGTGCCGGACATCCGCAAGGAGCCCCTGTTCCTGGACCGCACGGGCTCGCGCGGCATCGAGCGCGACAAGATCGCCTTTCTGGGGGTGCCGGTGATGCTCCACGGCGAGCCCCTGGGCGTGCTCAACGTGGACCGCCTGTTCGGCGACGCGGTCGACCTGGACGAGGACGTGGAGTTCCTGGCCGTGGTGGCCACCCTGGTGGCGCACCTGGTCAGCCTGCGCGACGAGTTCGAGCAGCGCCTGGAGCACCTGGAACGCGAGAACGTGAGCCTCAAGTACCGGCTCTCGCGCGAGTCCAGCGGGCCGTACATCATCGGCCAGTCCCCGGTGATGCAGGACGTGGAGCGGCTCATGGAGCGCGTCGCGCCCACCCGGGCCACGGTGCTCCTCCTGGGCGAGTCGGGCACCGGCAAGACGCTCATCGCCCGGATCATCCACGACCTGTCGGGCCGCAAGAACCAGCCCTTCGTCAAGGTCAACTGCGCGGCCATCCCGGAGAATCTGCTGGAGGCCGAGCTCTTCGGCCACGAGAAGGGGGCCTTTTCCGGCGCGGTGGGCATCCGGGCGGGCCGGTTCGAGGAGGCCAACCGGGGCAGCATCTTCCTGGACGAGGTGGGCGAACTGCCCCTGGGCATCCAGGCCAAGCTGTTGCGCGTGATCCAGGAGCGCGAGTTCGAGCGCCTGGGCTCCAACCAGACCCGCAGCGTGGACGTGCGCATCCTCACCGCCACCAACCGGCGGCTGGAGGAGCTGGTGGAGCAGGGCCGCTTCCGCGAGGACCTCTACTACCGGCTGAACGTCTTTCCCATCCGGGTGCCGTCCCTGCGCGAGCGCAAGGAGGACCTGGAACTGCTCATCAACCACTTCCTGCGGAAGGTGGCCCGGGAATACGGCCGCAAGCTGCACTTCACCTCCGAGGCCCTCGCCGCGCTCAAGACCTATGACTGGCCGGGCAACGTGCGGGAGCTGGAGAACATGGTCGAGCGCCTGGCCATCATGGCCGTGGGCGAGACCGTGGGCCTGGAGCTGCTCCGCACCCAGATGGCGGTCGGAAGGGATGCCGAAGGCGGAGCGTCCGCCGCCCCGTCCACGGCCAAGGTCGGGCGCCGCCCTTCGCTGCGGGAGATGGAGAAGCAGGAGGTCCTGGCGGCCCTGCGCGAGGGCGAATGGGTCATCGCCCGGGCCGCGCGCATCCTGGGCATCACGCCCCGCCAGATGGGCTATCGCGTCATGCGCCACGGCCTGAGCCGCATGGTGGCCGTGGAGCGCGCGCAGTTCCAGGGCGCGAAGCGCGGGGAGTGA
- a CDS encoding hybrid sensor histidine kinase/response regulator, translated as MIPTKEITRVERNGMAQNGGGRPPSILVVDDERVIGMALAASLARLGYSTAGLADSGESALRLCEEKQPDLVLMDVRLKGRMDGVEAAERITRQFHTPIIFLTAFWDEDTVARAKQSGPYAFLVKPYEDRDLQTAIELALYKSRMERELLRAMRAAEAANEAKTSFLATISHELRTPLNGILGMTDLMLLSGLPEEHQENLELIKDSALSLLSVINQILDYSKIEARILELREGDFELEDVLDSVAAPHRLLAGRKGLELAVEIGSDVPLALGGDHGRLRQILGHLLHNAVRYTSEGRVLVRASLCDPAVSDRCPDSGRERVHLHVTVSDTGPGIPADRLGDIFESFTQVEDYMTRRHGGLGLGLATCRKLVDLMGGSMWAESEEGRGSTFHFTAPFILRRDEVQRPEPASAPIRPAKGSLQGRHVVMAEDNLVNRRFVIRGLERRGCKVTAVENGRELLDLLPGTPCDLVLMDVQMPVLDGIAATKRIREGLPGVDSALPIVALTAHALAGDEQWCLDAGMDAYVAKPVEIDRLEDVLLRTLAGERPAQHPGESA; from the coding sequence TTGATCCCGACGAAGGAAATCACCCGGGTGGAACGCAACGGCATGGCCCAGAATGGCGGCGGACGCCCTCCGAGCATTCTCGTCGTTGACGACGAGCGCGTCATCGGCATGGCCCTGGCGGCCTCCCTGGCCCGCCTGGGCTATTCCACGGCGGGATTGGCCGACAGCGGCGAGAGCGCGCTCCGGCTGTGCGAGGAGAAGCAGCCCGACCTCGTGCTCATGGACGTGCGGCTCAAGGGCCGGATGGACGGCGTGGAGGCCGCCGAGCGCATCACCCGCCAGTTCCACACCCCGATCATCTTCCTCACGGCCTTCTGGGACGAGGACACCGTGGCCCGGGCCAAACAGTCCGGGCCGTACGCCTTCCTGGTGAAACCCTACGAGGATCGGGACCTTCAGACCGCCATCGAGCTGGCCCTGTACAAGTCGCGCATGGAGCGGGAGCTGCTGCGCGCCATGCGCGCCGCCGAGGCCGCCAACGAGGCCAAGACCTCCTTCCTGGCCACCATCAGCCATGAGTTGCGCACCCCGCTCAACGGCATCCTGGGCATGACCGACCTCATGCTCCTCTCCGGGCTGCCGGAGGAGCACCAGGAGAACCTGGAGCTCATCAAGGACTCGGCTCTGTCCTTGCTCTCGGTCATCAACCAGATTCTCGACTACTCCAAGATCGAGGCCCGCATCCTCGAGCTGCGCGAGGGCGATTTCGAACTGGAGGACGTGCTCGACTCCGTGGCCGCGCCGCACCGGCTGCTGGCCGGGCGCAAGGGCCTGGAGCTGGCGGTGGAGATCGGCTCGGACGTGCCTCTGGCCCTGGGCGGCGACCACGGCCGCCTGCGCCAGATCCTCGGCCACCTTCTGCACAACGCCGTGCGCTACACCTCCGAGGGCCGCGTGCTCGTGCGGGCCTCGCTCTGCGACCCCGCGGTCTCGGACCGCTGCCCCGACTCGGGTCGGGAGCGGGTCCACCTGCATGTCACGGTCTCCGACACCGGCCCCGGCATCCCGGCCGACCGGCTGGGAGACATCTTCGAGAGCTTCACCCAGGTGGAGGACTACATGACCCGCCGCCACGGCGGCCTGGGCCTGGGCCTGGCCACCTGCCGCAAGCTGGTGGACCTCATGGGCGGCTCCATGTGGGCCGAGAGCGAGGAGGGCCGGGGCAGCACCTTCCATTTCACCGCGCCCTTCATCCTGCGCCGGGACGAGGTCCAACGGCCCGAGCCCGCCTCGGCCCCGATCAGGCCCGCCAAGGGCTCGCTCCAGGGGCGGCACGTGGTCATGGCCGAGGACAACCTGGTCAACCGCCGCTTCGTGATCCGCGGGCTGGAGCGCCGGGGCTGCAAGGTCACGGCCGTGGAGAACGGCCGGGAGCTCCTGGACCTCCTGCCCGGAACGCCCTGCGACCTCGTGCTCATGGACGTGCAGATGCCCGTGCTGGACGGCATCGCGGCCACGAAGCGCATCCGCGAGGGCCTGCCCGGCGTGGACTCGGCGCTGCCCATCGTGGCGCTCACGGCGCACGCCCTGGCCGGGGACGAGCAGTGGTGCCTGGACGCGGGCATGGACGCCTACGTGGCCAAGCCCGTGGAGATCGACCGCCTGGAGGACGTGCTCCTGCGCACCCTTGCCGGGGAACGCCCGGCGCAACATCCCGGAGAATCGGCATGA
- a CDS encoding basic amino acid ABC transporter substrate-binding protein, with product MLKKLCLPLLFALLALSLAACEQKPEQKSAEQKPAAAATEQAAPKKLIVFASDCTWPPMEMVDEATKDCKGFGPDLVKAIAKAGGFDVKIENTAWDGIFAGLAAGKYQAISSSVSMTDERKKTMDFSDPYFEVQQGVVMPKTATAATLADLKDKTIGAQINTTGHFTAKKVEGAKEVKGYDEVGLAMKDLVNGRLDAVICDDAVATDYALNNPDYSKTLAVAFLVKPDAPEYLGFAVQKGDKATLDLINKGLAAVKASGEYDKIYAKWFKK from the coding sequence ATGCTGAAGAAACTTTGCCTGCCCTTGCTCTTCGCCCTGCTCGCCCTGTCCCTCGCCGCCTGCGAGCAGAAGCCCGAGCAGAAGTCCGCCGAGCAGAAGCCCGCCGCGGCCGCGACCGAACAGGCCGCTCCCAAGAAGCTCATCGTCTTCGCCTCCGACTGCACCTGGCCCCCCATGGAGATGGTCGACGAGGCCACCAAGGACTGCAAGGGCTTCGGCCCCGACCTGGTGAAGGCCATCGCCAAGGCCGGCGGGTTCGACGTGAAGATCGAGAACACCGCCTGGGACGGCATCTTCGCCGGTCTGGCCGCGGGCAAGTACCAGGCCATTTCCTCCTCGGTCTCCATGACCGACGAGCGCAAGAAGACCATGGATTTCTCCGACCCCTACTTCGAGGTCCAGCAGGGCGTCGTGATGCCCAAGACGGCCACCGCGGCCACCCTGGCCGACCTGAAGGACAAGACCATCGGCGCGCAGATCAACACCACCGGCCACTTCACGGCCAAGAAGGTTGAGGGCGCCAAGGAAGTGAAGGGCTACGACGAAGTCGGCCTGGCCATGAAGGATCTGGTCAACGGCCGCCTGGACGCCGTCATCTGCGACGACGCCGTGGCCACCGACTACGCCCTGAACAACCCCGACTACTCCAAGACCCTGGCCGTGGCCTTCCTGGTCAAGCCCGACGCCCCCGAGTACCTGGGCTTCGCCGTGCAGAAGGGCGACAAGGCGACCCTGGACCTGATCAACAAGGGTCTGGCCGCCGTCAAGGCCAGCGGCGAGTATGACAAGATCTACGCCAAGTGGTTCAAGAAGTAG
- a CDS encoding amino acid ABC transporter ATP-binding protein, which produces MTDINPIIDIRNVSKLFGSLRALNNVSLSIRPSEKVVIIGPSGSGKSTLLRTINQLEQVDQGTILVDGQEVTSPGTDINKVRMELGMVFQSFNLFPHKTVLENLTMAPIKLKNVPKLEAESRAMGLLKKVGIQEKAHVYPTMLSGGQQQRVAIARALAMQPKIMLFDEPTSALDPEMIGEVLDVMVKLAREGMTMVVVTHEMGFAREVADRVVFMDAGTIIEEGTPEHFFTDPQHDRAKLFLSQIL; this is translated from the coding sequence ATGACCGACATTAACCCCATCATCGACATCAGGAACGTGAGCAAGCTCTTCGGCAGCCTGCGCGCCCTGAACAACGTCTCCCTGTCCATCCGCCCCAGCGAGAAGGTGGTCATCATCGGCCCCTCGGGCTCGGGCAAGAGCACGCTCCTGCGCACCATCAACCAGTTGGAGCAGGTGGACCAGGGCACGATTCTCGTGGACGGCCAGGAGGTCACTTCGCCCGGCACCGACATCAACAAGGTGCGCATGGAACTGGGCATGGTCTTCCAGTCCTTCAATCTGTTCCCACACAAGACCGTGCTGGAAAACCTGACCATGGCCCCGATCAAGCTCAAGAACGTGCCCAAGCTGGAGGCCGAGAGCCGGGCCATGGGCCTGCTCAAGAAGGTCGGCATCCAGGAGAAGGCCCACGTCTACCCCACCATGCTCTCGGGCGGCCAGCAGCAGCGCGTGGCCATCGCCAGGGCCCTGGCCATGCAGCCCAAGATCATGCTCTTCGACGAGCCCACCAGCGCCCTGGACCCCGAGATGATCGGCGAGGTACTGGACGTCATGGTCAAGCTGGCCCGCGAGGGCATGACCATGGTGGTCGTCACGCACGAAATGGGTTTCGCCCGGGAAGTGGCCGACCGCGTGGTCTTCATGGACGCGGGCACGATCATCGAGGAAGGCACGCCGGAGCACTTCTTCACCGACCCCCAGCACGACCGCGCCAAGCTCTTCCTCAGCCAGATCCTCTAG
- a CDS encoding amino acid ABC transporter permease, whose amino-acid sequence MSTKPLSIDVSDGAAIPRKKDRGLFSAWWLSFFGALAITAFLCITRPDPYLRILAFVPDGILVTFQVTTLSILLALVLGLITGLGRISRNRALNLIASTYVEVIRGIPLLVQLFYIYYALAAIPYVSKLPPLASAVIAMGFCYGAYMGEVFRAGIESIDKGQTEAARSLGFNRRQTMLLVILPQAWRTILPPVGNEFIALLKDSSLVSILAVADLLRRGREFAGETFFYFEAYTIVALVYLIITLVLSKGVSHMESRLNYYDRH is encoded by the coding sequence ATGAGCACAAAGCCCCTCTCCATAGACGTCAGCGACGGCGCGGCCATTCCCCGCAAGAAAGACCGGGGGCTCTTCTCGGCCTGGTGGCTGTCCTTCTTCGGCGCGCTGGCCATCACGGCCTTTCTCTGCATCACCCGGCCGGACCCCTATCTGCGCATCCTGGCCTTCGTCCCGGACGGCATCCTGGTGACTTTCCAGGTGACCACCCTGTCCATTCTCCTGGCCCTGGTGCTCGGACTCATCACCGGACTGGGGCGCATCTCGCGCAACCGGGCCCTGAACCTCATCGCCTCCACCTATGTGGAGGTGATCCGCGGCATCCCCCTGCTGGTGCAGCTTTTCTACATCTACTACGCCCTGGCCGCCATTCCCTACGTAAGCAAGCTGCCCCCCCTGGCCTCGGCCGTCATCGCCATGGGCTTCTGCTACGGCGCGTACATGGGCGAGGTCTTCCGCGCGGGCATCGAGTCCATCGACAAGGGCCAGACCGAGGCGGCCCGCTCGCTGGGATTCAACCGCCGCCAGACCATGCTCCTGGTCATCCTGCCCCAGGCCTGGCGCACCATCCTGCCGCCGGTGGGCAACGAATTCATCGCCCTGCTCAAGGACAGCTCCCTGGTCTCCATCCTGGCCGTGGCCGATCTGCTGCGCCGGGGGCGGGAGTTCGCCGGAGAGACCTTCTTCTACTTCGAGGCCTACACCATCGTGGCCCTGGTCTACCTGATCATCACGCTGGTTCTGTCCAAGGGCGTCAGCCACATGGAATCAAGGCTCAATTACTATGACCGACATTAA
- a CDS encoding KamA family radical SAM protein: MQAYPRFITKIEHLDWLAPGDREALQAVAAKYPFRANEYYLSLIDWDDPEDPIRRIVVPHTEELEDWGDLDASEEYRYTHAPGLQHKYGETALILASEVCGAICRFCFRKRGFMKRDPGRGRDLDAAVEYVRAHPELTNVLLTGGDPLFLPTPRLESLVRRLREIPHVKILRIGSKMLAYNPYRVLDDPSLLEMFSRYSRPGRKMYVMTHFNHPRELTEQAVSAIDLLGRSGVVVANQTPILRGVNDDAAVLTELFRKLSFAGAAPYYVFICRPTAGNRRFAVPVERAYDLFQRAIMDCSGLAKRAKLVMSHSSGKIEVVGRTEDQIFFRYHRSADPKRESGFMVFKGNPEALWFDDYVEREVAHWPGRGYHCYGPE; the protein is encoded by the coding sequence ATGCAAGCCTATCCTCGCTTCATCACCAAAATCGAGCATCTCGACTGGCTGGCGCCGGGGGATCGCGAGGCCCTGCAAGCCGTCGCCGCCAAGTATCCCTTCCGCGCCAACGAATACTACCTTTCCCTCATCGACTGGGACGACCCCGAGGATCCCATCCGCCGCATCGTGGTTCCCCATACCGAGGAGCTGGAGGACTGGGGCGACCTGGACGCCTCCGAGGAATACCGCTACACGCATGCGCCCGGGCTCCAGCACAAGTACGGCGAGACGGCGCTCATCCTGGCCAGCGAGGTCTGCGGGGCCATCTGCCGCTTCTGCTTCCGCAAGCGCGGCTTCATGAAGCGCGATCCCGGTCGGGGGCGCGACCTGGACGCGGCCGTGGAATACGTGCGCGCGCACCCCGAGCTGACCAACGTCCTGCTCACCGGCGGCGATCCCCTGTTCCTGCCCACGCCCCGCCTGGAATCCCTGGTGCGGCGTCTGCGCGAGATTCCCCACGTGAAGATCCTGCGCATCGGCAGCAAGATGCTGGCCTACAATCCCTACCGGGTGCTCGACGACCCCTCCCTGCTGGAGATGTTCAGCCGTTACAGCCGCCCGGGCCGCAAGATGTACGTCATGACCCATTTCAATCATCCGCGCGAGCTCACCGAGCAGGCCGTTTCGGCCATCGACCTCCTGGGGCGCTCCGGCGTCGTGGTCGCCAACCAGACGCCCATCCTGCGCGGGGTCAACGACGACGCGGCCGTGCTCACCGAACTTTTCCGCAAGCTGTCCTTTGCCGGGGCCGCGCCCTATTATGTCTTCATCTGCCGCCCCACGGCCGGAAATCGGCGCTTCGCCGTGCCCGTGGAACGCGCCTACGATCTCTTCCAGCGGGCGATCATGGACTGCTCCGGGCTGGCCAAGCGGGCCAAGCTCGTCATGTCCCACTCGTCCGGGAAGATCGAGGTCGTGGGCCGCACCGAGGACCAGATTTTCTTCCGCTACCACCGCTCGGCCGACCCGAAGCGGGAGAGCGGCTTCATGGTCTTCAAGGGCAATCCCGAGGCCCTCTGGTTCGACGACTACGTGGAGCGGGAGGTGGCCCATTGGCCGGGGCGGGGATATCACTGTTACGGCCCGGAATGA
- a CDS encoding nucleotide pyrophosphohydrolase encodes MHEVESATIEMIRDRLRAFVSERGWQRFQTPKNLVMALSVECGELVEQFQWLDQEESRSLAGEKRAAVEAEMADVFIYLLRLADELDVDLTRAAWAKMARNEAKYAKESCGGKAPKA; translated from the coding sequence ATGCATGAAGTTGAGTCAGCAACTATTGAGATGATCCGGGACCGCCTGCGGGCCTTCGTGTCCGAGCGCGGTTGGCAGCGCTTCCAGACGCCCAAGAATCTGGTCATGGCCCTGTCCGTCGAGTGCGGCGAGCTGGTGGAGCAGTTTCAGTGGCTGGACCAGGAGGAGAGCCGCTCCCTGGCCGGTGAGAAGCGGGCGGCCGTGGAGGCCGAGATGGCCGACGTGTTCATCTACCTGTTGCGGCTGGCCGACGAGCTGGACGTGGACCTGACCCGCGCGGCCTGGGCCAAGATGGCCCGCAACGAGGCCAAATACGCCAAGGAATCCTGCGGCGGCAAGGCTCCCAAGGCCTGA
- a CDS encoding murein transglycosylase A — MRHHLSALRTGAALILALLALLFGCAPRAPRVPTAPPALPAPLLEAPGYQPLSNSEAASLSIGMTPKAQGLASWRELAPGLRRSLAYVSSRPAEAAAVDRPGLRLTWADLRATLEDLLRLLPELDRDPGLLVRDFAWFRLAPETLLSGYYEPWLKASLTPAPGYPVPLYGPPGDLQVVDLGRFHPKWQGQQLTYRVVNGRVEPYFDRSAIDGKGALEGRGLEIAWTRDPVDVFFLQIQGSGRLVLPDGRVKHVLYAGKNGREYVSLAKILDQRGLMPREAASMPAIRSLLAERPDLRRELLDTNPSYVFFRLADDGPYGSAGQVLTPFVSTAVDRGVVPLGAVFALDTRLPVRSGGEEPFRGLMLAQDTGGAIKQTRVDLFCGSDERGEYVAGRLKAPAQVLVLVSKRAIGLGK; from the coding sequence TTGCGACATCACCTTTCCGCCTTGCGCACAGGCGCGGCGCTGATCCTGGCGCTGCTGGCCCTGCTTTTCGGCTGCGCGCCCCGCGCGCCCCGCGTTCCCACGGCCCCGCCCGCGCTTCCCGCTCCCCTGCTGGAGGCCCCCGGCTACCAGCCGCTGTCCAACAGCGAGGCCGCCTCCCTGTCCATCGGCATGACGCCCAAGGCCCAGGGGCTGGCCTCCTGGCGCGAACTGGCGCCAGGGCTGCGCCGCAGCCTGGCCTACGTCTCCTCCCGGCCCGCCGAGGCGGCGGCCGTGGACCGTCCCGGCCTGCGGCTGACCTGGGCCGATCTGCGGGCCACCCTGGAGGACCTGCTGCGTCTGCTGCCCGAGCTGGACCGCGATCCCGGGCTCCTGGTCCGGGACTTCGCCTGGTTCCGGCTCGCGCCGGAGACGCTGCTCAGCGGCTACTACGAACCTTGGCTGAAGGCCTCCCTGACGCCCGCTCCCGGCTACCCCGTGCCGCTGTATGGCCCGCCCGGCGACCTTCAGGTGGTCGATCTGGGCCGATTCCATCCCAAGTGGCAGGGCCAGCAGCTGACCTACCGGGTGGTGAACGGCCGCGTGGAGCCCTATTTCGACCGCTCGGCCATCGATGGAAAGGGCGCGCTCGAGGGACGGGGCCTGGAGATCGCCTGGACCCGCGATCCCGTGGACGTGTTTTTCCTCCAAATCCAGGGCTCCGGCCGCCTCGTGCTCCCGGACGGCCGCGTCAAGCATGTACTTTATGCCGGCAAGAACGGCCGCGAGTACGTGTCCCTGGCCAAGATTCTGGACCAGCGGGGCCTGATGCCCCGCGAGGCGGCCAGCATGCCCGCCATCCGAAGCCTTCTGGCCGAGCGGCCGGACCTTCGGCGCGAACTGCTGGACACGAATCCGAGCTACGTCTTCTTCCGCCTGGCCGACGACGGGCCCTACGGCTCGGCGGGCCAGGTCCTCACGCCCTTCGTCTCCACGGCCGTGGACCGGGGCGTGGTGCCGCTGGGCGCGGTCTTCGCCCTGGACACCCGCCTGCCCGTCCGCTCCGGCGGCGAGGAGCCCTTCCGGGGCCTCATGCTGGCCCAGGACACCGGCGGGGCCATCAAGCAGACCCGGGTGGACCTCTTCTGCGGCTCGGACGAGCGGGGCGAATACGTGGCCGGGCGGCTCAAGGCCCCGGCCCAGGTCCTGGTGCTGGTGAGCAAGCGGGCCATCGGCCTGGGCAAGTGA
- a CDS encoding AI-2E family transporter: protein MSGPTRTDKIYIYFLLTMLLFALYLTYVIAGPFLNTIVFSGVVSLIFSPLFNRIQRRTGGRRTLAALITVIIIVVCIGLPLFFLTFGLVIQARDTFQALNLWARDTDFAKLLDAHQLDQHLTWLREQLPFVQLDAADIQARLLEFSRNLGQIAVEAGRQLFTNTARLIFHLLLLVFIVFYFLRDGREMVEKLRYLCPLRTEQEDLIIENIQRVARSVLVGTLLIAALQGLLGGIGLAIVGLPALFWGGVMALAALVPVVGTGLVWAPAVGWLLIQGQTGWAIFLALWCGVLVTSVDTVLRPLLLREASQVSTFFVFLAVLGGISAFGFAGILYGPLTLTFVMVMLRIYGEEYRDMLSDRSTCPPSSSDPES from the coding sequence ATGAGCGGTCCCACCCGCACGGACAAGATCTACATCTACTTTCTCCTGACCATGCTCCTGTTCGCCCTCTACCTGACCTACGTCATCGCCGGGCCGTTCCTGAACACCATCGTCTTTTCAGGGGTCGTCTCGCTCATCTTCTCCCCCCTGTTCAACCGCATCCAGCGGCGGACCGGAGGGCGGCGCACGCTCGCGGCCCTGATCACGGTGATCATCATCGTGGTCTGCATCGGCCTGCCCCTGTTCTTTCTGACCTTCGGACTGGTGATCCAGGCCCGCGACACCTTCCAGGCCCTGAACCTCTGGGCCCGCGACACGGATTTCGCCAAGCTCCTGGACGCCCACCAGCTCGACCAGCACCTCACCTGGCTGCGCGAGCAGCTGCCCTTCGTGCAGCTCGACGCCGCGGACATCCAGGCCCGGCTTCTGGAGTTCTCCCGCAACCTCGGCCAGATCGCCGTGGAGGCCGGACGCCAGCTGTTCACCAACACGGCCCGGCTCATCTTCCACCTCCTGCTCCTCGTGTTCATCGTCTTCTACTTCCTGCGCGACGGCCGGGAGATGGTGGAAAAGCTGCGCTACCTCTGCCCCCTGCGCACCGAGCAGGAAGACCTGATCATCGAGAACATCCAGCGCGTGGCCCGCTCCGTGCTGGTGGGCACGCTCCTCATCGCCGCGCTCCAGGGGCTTCTCGGCGGCATCGGCCTGGCCATCGTGGGCCTTCCGGCCCTGTTCTGGGGCGGGGTCATGGCTCTGGCGGCCCTGGTGCCGGTGGTCGGCACCGGCCTCGTCTGGGCTCCGGCCGTGGGCTGGCTGCTCATCCAGGGCCAGACCGGCTGGGCCATCTTCCTGGCGCTCTGGTGCGGCGTCCTGGTCACCAGCGTGGACACGGTGCTCCGCCCGCTGCTCCTGCGCGAGGCGTCCCAGGTTTCGACCTTCTTCGTCTTCCTGGCCGTGCTCGGCGGCATCTCGGCCTTCGGCTTCGCGGGCATCCTCTATGGTCCGCTGACCCTCACCTTCGTCATGGTCATGCTGCGCATCTACGGCGAGGAGTACCGCGACATGCTCTCCGACCGCAGCACGTGTCCGCCGTCCTCGTCCGACCCGGAGTCCTGA
- the greA gene encoding transcription elongation factor GreA, translating to MESIPISVEGFELVKKELERLKKERPAVIQAIKEAREEGDLRENAGYDAARERQGMLEAKITYIESRMAHFTVIDLKTLGGAKVSYGATVEIEEIETGDRRRYTLLGPDETAFVPGSISVLSPMGRALLGKQEGDDAVVDAPRGKVEYEVVSVSFGELTIGS from the coding sequence ATGGAAAGCATCCCCATTTCCGTGGAAGGCTTCGAATTGGTCAAAAAAGAGCTGGAGCGGCTCAAGAAGGAGCGCCCGGCGGTCATCCAGGCCATCAAGGAAGCGCGCGAGGAAGGCGACCTGCGGGAGAACGCGGGCTACGACGCCGCCCGCGAGCGCCAGGGCATGCTGGAGGCCAAGATCACATACATCGAGTCGCGCATGGCCCACTTCACGGTCATCGACCTGAAGACCCTGGGCGGGGCCAAGGTGAGCTACGGCGCCACGGTGGAAATCGAGGAGATCGAGACCGGCGACCGCCGCCGCTACACCCTGCTCGGCCCGGACGAGACCGCCTTCGTGCCGGGCAGCATCTCCGTGCTCTCTCCCATGGGCCGCGCCCTGCTGGGCAAGCAGGAAGGGGACGACGCCGTGGTGGACGCCCCGCGCGGCAAGGTCGAATACGAGGTTGTGAGCGTCAGCTTCGGGGAATTGACCATCGGCTCCTGA